The Triticum aestivum cultivar Chinese Spring chromosome 5A, IWGSC CS RefSeq v2.1, whole genome shotgun sequence genomic sequence gcttgatttcggctccgaagacatcgacggtaaggacgacgatgcaggagaggaacaggaaccaccacccacagggcgctggatagtCACTTCGTCACACGTGCAATAATGACGAGGAgaggaaggatgcagcgaaggataatcccctcgagaagcaaccaaagcgacgacgtaggcgccgctccaaatcccgcctcggcaaaaacagcaataacagcgctggaaagaataataccccggtcgactccaaaggaaatgaTGACCACAGGGATCCAGCAACAGAGTAGGATGAACCAACGGACGATGagcacgatacggagccgctgcccgATCACGGCAACGCCGAGGGTAAAGCTaaccaacctgtctccggagaggagaacagtccggacgacgatgcacacatcatcccggaaaggcacttggagcaagagaacctccatagaaggttTATCACCACCGtgaggagtctaaagaagcagaagcaaaggcttaaggccgcgcaaaatacactaAACAGTatatggaacaaagtgctcgacattgaagaaaagtacgatggcagtcgccacacaaagagctatccaaagcgcaagctgctacctgaattcgatgatgaggctttagagcctacacagccgaaaaataaaatggtcgatcagccggatcgaccaccccgtggctaaTGATGTCAAACATAAGTTAATACACGActtacgtgaggacttgcaccaaaaagccggtctgaccaggtccatctatggatctaggaagcgcgctctggCACAGAATCAAACCCAAACACTACAACcatcagaacgccatgacacatccaaatacaggggtggcgcgcaccccctatgcttcaccgatgaggttctggatcacgaatttctcgagggattcaaacccatgaacatagaggcatacgacggaacgaccgatcctggggtctggatcgaggactttatcctccatatccacatggctcgcggagatgatctccacgccatcaaatacttgcccctcaagttgaaaggaccagctcggcaccggttgaagagcctccccaaaaactcaattggaagttgggaagagcttgagaatgcttttagggccaattttgaagggacctatgtccgacctccggatgcagacgatttaagtcacataactcaacagcccggagagtcagcctgaaagctttggaacagattcctcactaagaagaatcaaattgttgattgcccgaacaccgaagccttagcggctttcaaacacagtgtccaggacgaatggctcgccagacacctcggccaggaaaaaccaaggacaatggcagccctaacaagccttatgacccgcttttgcgcgggcgaagatagttggctggcccgtagcggcaacagcgacccaggcacatccgaagtcagggatggcaatggaaaaccacgatacaataaaagcaagcatcgaaacaatgaagacaacccagacaacacaacggtaaacgccggattcaggggctctcgacccgatcaacagaaaaagccattcaaaggcggcagagatggaccgtccagcctaaacaagattctagacagattatgtcagattcatggcacctccgacaaacctgcaaaccacaccaacaAAGAATGTTAGGTCTTCAAGAAGGCTGGCAAGCTAAACGCTGAAcaaaaggggagggagacaccaagtgaggacgaggatgagcctcgctagcaaaacactgggggacagaaaaaattcccaccagaggtcaaaacagtgaacatgattcatgtAACAAAGAGGAGGAGCAcacgcgcactccgagacatatgtgTTGTGGAGTCTGTCACcaccaagttcaacccttggtcagcctgcccgatcacttttgatcgcagggatcacccgactagtatctggCACGggggatcggctgccttggtactagacccaataattgacggataccatctcacccgagtccttatggacggcggcagtagtcttaatctaatatatcaggacatagtccgcaaaatggggatagacccgacaagaatcggccaaagcaatactacctttaaaggagtaataccaggccagaggcccgctacacgggctctctaatactagaggttgtattcggttctcttgacaacttctgaagtgaaaaattaaccttcgacatcgctccattccgaagcggttatcaagcactactcggaagaatgaccttcgctcgttttaatgcagtaccgcattgcgcttatcttaagcttaagatgcccggtccacatggcatcatcatagttagcggaaacacagagtgtTCCTTACATGCGGAAGAGTGtatggcggctttagcagccgaacactgacgacctctccaaccagaataaatgatcgatcgtcaagaccgtggacacggctagacgagtccggcacacccctagttgtaacagctcagataaacctgagattgggtcgatggatatccccccataggtggcgctaggggcttcccgcatgtaaaaaggactacagttcggcttgaacttatttagattgaattttaatggtttattaagaataaccattTTTCACATGAAGACTTTAACCTAGGATttttcttttacagatgataatcgtgctacacccttccaggatacggcataacggagacacaggcacagacgtgcagcagggccccgctcaaaggtttctttttagattaagaccctgtgtaaacctttcttactgtctcttgttgcttcacaccctccggctGCTCAACACAActgagagggatgctggcgttattggcatttggcCACGTCAGACCGATGCACGTGCCTGGAAAtccagggttcattatcaagggcgttacttagcccggtatatgttgtaaagtccgaataccttagggagtgttcggcgtcgcgagtttggccttatatgcatcagctctgaatcatgtctttggtcaatagttgggtttgcctggctcccgtgttttgctaccttacgttccgctctatcggctaaggtggcaccgagagaactactgtgattgtgccctggttcatctggatgagcacctcagtagagaaacccgaaaactgactgtcatgataaagcgtgagactggtcaaccactcaaggactcagcggaatcttcgtgattcctacgcattaacgaaggaccggctTCCCGGTCACATATGTACGTGCACCGTATTTGgataagcgcggaagtaccaggggctatatagtagccccactgtcaaactcctatggctaagtgaaagtgttaaagctatatagtccgattgccttgttcgccgcgccatcacctccttaatggaccaagacgttggatcaagtgtgaatacgtgctttttcgaacacccccgcattatatgcgtgggggctgaagccgatgaatgcaaactttcaggttatatacatacataaacagccgcacaggaggcatcataatactttcaggcaaaagtataaacatagcctttataattcaaatagcattgttttacaattgggatacatgtcactcgaacatgatactcttcaagcactgagcctatgttaaacgagcgccttctaggacttcttcaaaatagtgctcggctgagACCTGGCCTACGGTCGGAcctcgggttgcaatagcggtgtcatccatctctgcccagtaggtcttaacacgggcaagggccatccgcgcaccctctatgcacgccgacctctttacagcgtcgatatgcggcacaacaccaaggaatcgttgcactaaaccaaagtaactattcggccttggtccttccggccaaagatgatccacgacagacctcatggcaagcccggacaacctatggagctcagcccactcggccatttgctcatttaacagcagcggacgccttggagtactgaactgcgaccagaacaacttttccactttgtGACCTTTTTTAtatttgaaaaactcagtcgcatcaacaACACttgttgccaagtccaagtacgcgtctacggaactccataattgatccagaagggcatacttcgaatctccgaacttcgtccacaacaaaaagggcttcccagccatgatatctccggcttgacggagctcctccttcgccgctctgattttagaacgggtttccttggctgcttccatggctttcttcaggtcggCCGCTcttgcttggttttccttttcaagcaactcatatcggtcggcggcatctttcagctcaacaaccatcttggctattttatcttcgctcttgtGATGAGCAGTCTATTTGGCTCTtaagtcttcggccgcctttagggcggcccgcatcacttctcctggcttgttccttggctcgggcaagttccgcccgaagggtctccacggcggcagctccatctgcagtcacagcatattatagatactagcatcatgctcctcttaatatctgttgaccacccaaaaatacataccctgtgcctcgtcaagccgcttgttcacaagtgcAATGTCGACATCTACCATGTCAAGTTGCCAGCTCAGTGCAgcaaactcagcagtccggccagccaccggaccgtcagccgcctgcacataaaagcagcgcgatcattacctgggactatgatccactatttgccgcctctggacagcaaccagagtcttaggggctactacctatatagagcacacctagcgtatgcggtaccatcaaaaaatttatatattattttgcgtacctcaaagcctctcagcggGCTCGTAAAAgtttcatgcaacccacttttgacggatgaaatcctctcaaccaccgtaccaatTAAAGTATGAtgctcctctgagatagccgctttctccaaaagacccatcagtatgtccggttgtgcaccggacaatcccagactttttctgttgctctccttagaagccgaatactccggacttcgggtggccgaagggttgccttctggccttggcgggtcaggagaaatcctccgtgatgacacctcagggtcatccgccccaGGAGGCGAGGAGatagggggaggcgtttcactctccatcatctccggaagaagatcccccgaagacaaactctgtccagaagggctacgatccggacggcaagacatatgtctcggttactgtcctcggagataaagcagaatatatttaccaaaagtactcttgttcacttacagctcgatggagggctgacccccttgcgggcactgtgcggtaaggacgccctctggggAGGGCCCcttggcgaaggtttcttccctcgtttggaaactctcgtttccaagtcttcggagatggtccttttccttccttggggagaggggattctagattcttcttcccgattatcctccttcgcggagacactgattcccccggtttggatgagtgaTGTGTGAGGCCCGCTATCGGCTTCTTtatcccccctttatcttcccctgatggcacttgataaagtGCGTGCtcgagcatcctggctagtacaggatctggtgaaccttcgggaaggggggccgaacacctgatcatcttcgcctttcttatccagtcctggccaagaccgattttttcagaatgatgttgtgacaaataaaaagacagcatgtttgGCCGTggaattacttacctgggtatctgaacggttgcagttgagacccgcatcctcggtggtgtccggacactttattcgtgatccgaagaacaatccatacatctcttcgagcgtcacgccgaagaactgttgaatagttcgcggtccttccgggttgaactcccacatacggagagatcgacgttggcatggcaagacccgacgaactagcataacttgcattaccttgacaagactgacatccctcttgaggagatctcagatgcgactttgcaatgtcggcacgtcattaactgcccccagtccagccccttgttgacccatgacgccagttgtggcgggggggggggggctgggtggaaggcgggggcagctgcccactttgtacttcggggagctgtgatgtaaaaccattcccgttgccataagttggacacctccgggaaggatcCCTTTGGCCCTGGAGCATCgatgcctttgcttattatggcacctctgcattctgcgtgtcgcccatcgatcatcttcagcttcacattgaaggtcttgagccataatccgaagtgtggggtgatgcggaggaaggcctcacacacgatgataaacgacgagatgtgaaggatggcatctggagccagatcatggaaatcgagcccgtaatagaacataagccctctaacaaagggatcaagactaaagcctagccctcggagaaagtgggaaacaaatacgacgctctcgttgggttcgggagtggggatgacttgcccttgagcaggcagcctgtgcgagatttcggcggtcagatacctggcttcccttagcttcttgatgtcctcctctgtgacagaggaagtcatccaccggccttgaaggttggatccggacatggttgaagaaccgaagcgcttagcctgggccttggctgttggaactcggggtggaggaggattgagtgcgagaagaaaaggacaggccttggcccctttataaagagggcgaatatcaagcgtcctccgcgtggccgtttggaacttgcctaaaatcgaggagtcataccagcaggcgtggttgggttacccacacccgtatcgatgagaatctcgtgataaggggacacgatctctgcttcgacaagacgtgccaagaaaaccgcctcgcaatatgtgcagtagctggttgagaaaaacggttcgaataatgaccggccATGGCGTGAtatcacgttatgaaaagttgtcagcagattagatttgtggaaatattatactctctacggtggtatgtggaatttgttttgcagagccggacactatctttgtattcgaaatcttctatggagtattcgaagaaggaacctgccttgcaatgccgaaaacaatctgcgcgcaggactcatcgtcattgaagcctggtttaggggctactgagggagtcctaaattggaggggtcctcggatagccggactatattctttggccggattgttggactatgaagatacaagattgaagacctcgtcccgtgtccgggtgggactctcctttgcgtggaaggcaagcttggcaatcggatatgtagatgtcctcccttgtaaccgactctgtgtaaccctagccccatccgttgtctatataaaccgaagggtttagtccgtaggacaacaacaatcataatcataggctagtttctagggtttagcatctatgatctcgtggtagatcaattcttgtaatactcatatcatcacgagcaatcaagtaggaagtaggttattacctccatcgagagggcccgaacctgggtaaacattgtgtcccacgcCTCGTGTTActatccaccttagacgcacagctcgggaccccttacccgatattcaccggttttgacaccgacagcgagccATCTTGAAGGTCCGCAAAGTTGCATATCAGCGACGGAGCCACATCAAGCTCGAGTGAgaaggtgatccgtcatttttttcTTTCGATGACTGCTACAATGGTGCCGGAGACAGGTCACTGGCGTTGGTGTCAAGCGCTGAGACGTTCTGCTGTCTTTTTAGTTTTGTCATGTTGGTCTTTATGTGCCTTGTATATTAATCTTTACGAATGAGACACATATTCATGAAGAAAAaggtttctgttttttgtttttgagCTGTGCTCATGGTTGATTTGGTTTGCGAACGGACCGCTACGACCGCACCAGGCTCGAGTCGCGACCGATCCGCATCTCTCTCAAGCCCGGTGCGATGTTCCTGCGGCGCCTGAGCACGTCCGCCTCCGccctcctccgccggcgccgccgcggcgcCAAGGACGACGGCGTCCTAGCCGCCCTGCGTGCGGAGATCGCCCACGAGCTCTCctcgcccccctcctcctcccccccttcccTCCATTCTCAGGTACCCCTCGCCCTATCCTCCCACCACTGACTTCCAGCCCCAACCCAGCGCCACTCACGTCCCCTTTCCCATTCGCAGGAGGCTCTCGACTTTGACACCGTGTCGGACGCGCCGCGTGCGCAGGACGTGCTTCTGCGCCGCCGCGGAGACGCCGAGGAGGTCCACGTGTCGGCGCTGCTCGCCCCGCTGCGGTTCGAAGGCGAGGAGCCGCTGCCCAGGGACGCGCTCATGAAGGTGTTCATCAGCAAGCCAGGAGTGGAACCGCTGCTGCGCTTCGACTGCCGCGCGGTTGCCGCCGGCCGCGGCGCTGCTGCTGGCTATGATATAACTGCCCTCTCGTATCACGCGTTCCCTGGCGATGGTGGAGACAGCAAGTATGAAGGGCCAGACTTCGGGTAATGTTCCTTGCGTTGCTTGATTTTTTATTCTGCTATAATGATGTTATGTATATTAGGGAGGGAGCATTCTGAATTAAAAGCAGGAACATGAAAAAACACCACTATGGCTAGCATTGCGCAGCCTGAAATCCTAGCTTAGTCTTTACTTTCTGTTGCACAAGGATGTTGGTACTTTGTTATTCCGTTATCTCTGATAGAGTGATAGTGAAACCTGGCTGGTGTGGTCAGTTGGAaaataagggcctctttgattcataggattttgaaaacgtaggaataggaaAAGTGTAGGGTTGGAGTGGCAATGCCCATTTGAATCCTATAGAATTAGCAgattttgaaaacgtaggaataggaaAAGTGTAGGGTTGGAGTGGCAATGCCCATTTGAATCCTATAGAATTAGCAATGATTGTTTGATGTCacgggaaaaacaaaggaattgtaaaaagaggttggagtggatgttaaatttcctatgaaatgtagtacaaaagattccataggaaaaattcctatgggatccaatcatatgaatcaaaggaccaacataggaaaaaatcctaagaatttcaatcctccagaaatcctataaaattcctttgaatcaaagaagccctaaaAACATGAATCCGATAGGAATGAAGTGCAAATCACAGGACTTCTTTACAAAGCCCCAAGAAGGGTGAATGAATTATCATTTCGTTTGAACATAGAAAAATCGCCTCAATCATAAGCGAATGTGTTTAGAAAAATGATTTTGGTGAATTTTGAAATTCCGGTGGTACTGGAGCATAGGAAATCTATCCGTAGGAATTCGGCAGCACCGTTTCTGTGAACCAAAGGGCATTTATACAGAAAAATTCTTAAGGATCGGAATCCTCCAAAAAAAAAAATCTTACAATACAAAGGGTGACTGACCGCAGAATTTCTCATGGATTATCTGGGGAGAGTCTGTTTTTACGTTCAGTGGAATTTCCCAATAGCTGGATGCAGgatgtaagagcaactccaacgggccgacccaaacggacagtgattttgtccgctttttgtccgtttgggtcggccaggcggacACGGATGTCTGCTTCCGCGTTTGGGTCGGCGTGTGC encodes the following:
- the LOC123103070 gene encoding mitochondrial acidic protein mam33, with the protein product MFLRRLSTSASALLRRRRRGAKDDGVLAALRAEIAHELSSPPSSSPPSLHSQEALDFDTVSDAPRAQDVLLRRRGDAEEVHVSALLAPLRFEGEEPLPRDALMKVFISKPGVEPLLRFDCRAVAAGRGAAAGYDITALSYHAFPGDGGDSKYEGPDFGDLDPKLQAALKEYLLARGVTPELATSLREHLLQKEQAQYVSWLKTLEGMFTKDH